In Gossypium arboreum isolate Shixiya-1 chromosome 6, ASM2569848v2, whole genome shotgun sequence, the following are encoded in one genomic region:
- the LOC128293928 gene encoding polcalcin Phl p 7-like encodes MTIDEFKRWLKKFDDDKDGRISRDELADAIRVSNGGWFTRRKSKRIIRSVDANGSGFIDDNEIKNPAEFAEKHLNVRILHL; translated from the coding sequence ATGACGATAGATGAGTTCAAAAGATGGTTAAAGAAATTCGATGATGATAAAGATGGCAGGATTAGCAGAGACGAGCTTGCCGATGCTATACGAGTCTCCAATGGTGGATGGTTCACTAGGAGGAAGAGCAAGCGTATAATCAGATCGGTGGATGCCAATGGTAGTGGCTTCATTGATGATAATGAGATCAAAAACCCTGCGGAATTTGCAGAGAAACACTTGAATGTGAGAATTTTGCATTTGTAA
- the LOC128293846 gene encoding polcalcin Phl p 7-like has translation MAIKTRTYSVVDGKREMTMDEFKRWLKKFDDDKDGRISRDELADAIRVSRGGWFTGRKSKRIIGSVDADRNGFIDDNEIKNLAEFAEKYLNIKILYL, from the coding sequence ATGGCCATTAAAACTCGTACGTACTCTGTCGTCGATGGCAAGCGGGAAATGACGATGGATGAGTTCAAAAGATGGTTAAAGAAATTTGATGATGATAAGGATGGAAGGATTAGCAGAGACGAGCTTGCCGATGCTATACGAGTCTCCCGCGGTGGATGGTTCACTGGGAGGAAGAGCAAGCGTATAATCGGATCGGTGGATGCCGATCGTAATGGCTTTATTGATGATAATGAGATCAAAAACCTTGCGGAATTTGCAGAAAAATACTTGAacattaaaattttgtatttgtaa
- the LOC108481804 gene encoding polcalcin Phl p 7-like, translated as MAIKTRAYSVDGKREMTIDEFKRWLKKFDDDKDGKISRDELADAIRVSNGGWFTSRKSKRIIRSVDANGSGFIDDNEIKNLVEFAEKHLKVRILHL; from the coding sequence ATGGCCATTAAAACTCGTGCGTACTCCGTCGATGGCAAGCGGGAAATGACGATAGATGAGTTCAAAAGATGGTTAAAGAAATTCGATGATGATAAAGATGGCAAGATTAGCAGAGACGAGCTTGCCGATGCTATACGAGTCTCCAATGGTGGATGGTTCACTAGTAGGAAGAGCAAGCGTATAATCAGATCGGTGGATGCCAATGGTAGTGGCTTCATTGATGATAATGAGATCAAAAACCTTGTGGAATTTGCAGAGAAACACTTGAAGGTGAGAATTTTGCATTTGTAA
- the LOC108481803 gene encoding uncharacterized protein LOC108481803: MAIKTRTYSVVDGKREMTIEEFKRWLKKFDDDKDGSISRDELADAIRVSRGGWFTRRKSKCIIRSVDANRNGFIDDNEIKNLAEFAEKYLNVKILYL, encoded by the coding sequence ATGGCCATTAAAACTCGTACGTACTCCGTCGTCGATGGCAAGCGGGAAATGACGATCGAAGAGTTCAAAAGATGGTTAAAGAAATTCGATGATGATAAGGATGGAAGCATTAGCAGAGACGAGCTTGCCGATGCTATACGAGTCTCCCGCGGTGGATGGTTCACTAGGAGGAAGAGCAAGTGTATAATCCGATCGGTGGATGCCAATCGTAATGGCTTTATTGATGATAATGAGATCAAAAACCTTGCGGAATTTGCAGAAAAATActtgaatgtgaaaattttgtatttgtAA